The following proteins are co-located in the Aggregatibacter aphrophilus ATCC 33389 genome:
- the glnA gene encoding type I glutamate--ammonia ligase produces the protein MSNAIANVFKLIEENDIKFVLLRFTDIQGKEHGVSLPVNLIDEDLFEDGKMFDGSSVEGWKAINKADMLLMPIAETAVVDPFAQIPTLSLRCSIFEPTTMQSYDRDPRSIALRAENYMRSIGVADQAFFGPEPEFFLFDDVRFDVSMNGNSYQVDDIEAAWNTNKRYENGNNAYRPLKKGGYCAVAPNDTAHDIRSEMCLLMEEMGLVIEAHHHEVATAGQNEIATKFNTLTLKADETQIYKYIVHNVAYEHGKTACFMPKPITGDNGSGMHCNMSLNKDGKNIFQGDKYAGLSETALYYIGGIIKHAKALNAFTNPSTNSYKRLVPGFEAPVLLAYSASNRSASIRIPAVTSPKAIRVEARFPDPLANPYLAFAALLMAGLDGVVNRIHPGDAMDKNLYDLPPEELKDIPAVASSLEEALNALENDFEFLTQGNVFTKDFIHAFIGIKRKEVERLNMTPHPVEFEMYY, from the coding sequence ATGTCCAATGCGATTGCGAATGTATTTAAGCTCATTGAAGAAAATGACATCAAGTTTGTGTTACTCCGTTTTACCGATATTCAGGGTAAAGAACACGGTGTTTCCTTGCCGGTAAATCTAATTGATGAAGATTTGTTTGAAGATGGCAAAATGTTTGATGGTTCATCTGTTGAGGGCTGGAAGGCGATTAATAAGGCGGATATGTTATTAATGCCGATTGCCGAAACTGCCGTAGTAGATCCTTTTGCACAAATCCCAACCCTTTCTTTGCGTTGTAGTATTTTTGAACCGACCACCATGCAAAGCTATGATCGTGACCCGCGTTCTATCGCACTTCGTGCAGAAAATTATATGCGCTCTATCGGCGTGGCGGATCAAGCCTTCTTCGGACCGGAACCGGAGTTTTTCCTCTTTGATGACGTGCGTTTTGATGTGTCAATGAACGGCAATTCTTACCAAGTGGATGACATTGAAGCGGCGTGGAACACCAACAAACGTTATGAGAACGGTAACAATGCGTATCGTCCGCTGAAAAAAGGTGGCTATTGTGCGGTGGCGCCAAATGATACGGCACATGATATTCGTTCCGAAATGTGTTTGTTAATGGAAGAAATGGGCTTGGTAATTGAAGCGCACCATCACGAAGTGGCAACTGCCGGTCAAAATGAAATTGCGACCAAGTTCAACACCTTAACGTTGAAAGCGGATGAAACACAAATTTATAAATACATCGTACATAATGTGGCGTATGAGCACGGCAAAACGGCCTGTTTCATGCCGAAACCGATTACCGGTGATAACGGTTCGGGTATGCACTGTAATATGTCCTTGAACAAAGACGGCAAAAATATTTTCCAAGGGGATAAATATGCGGGCCTTTCCGAAACTGCACTTTATTACATCGGCGGCATCATCAAACATGCGAAAGCCTTAAATGCATTCACTAACCCAAGCACCAACTCTTACAAACGTTTGGTGCCGGGATTTGAAGCACCGGTGTTATTGGCGTATTCCGCAAGCAACCGTTCGGCGTCGATTCGTATTCCTGCCGTGACCAGTCCGAAAGCCATTCGTGTGGAAGCTCGCTTCCCGGATCCGTTGGCTAACCCGTATTTGGCTTTTGCTGCGCTGTTAATGGCGGGCTTGGATGGCGTGGTGAATAGAATTCATCCGGGTGATGCCATGGATAAAAATCTTTATGATTTGCCACCAGAAGAATTAAAAGATATTCCTGCTGTCGCAAGTTCATTAGAAGAAGCATTGAACGCACTGGAAAACGATTTTGAATTCTTAACCCAAGGTAATGTTTTCACGAAAGATTTCATTCACGCCTTTATCGGCATTAAACGTAAAGAAGTTGAACGTTTGAATATGACACCACATCCGGTAGAATTTGAAATGTATTACTAA